One Nicotiana sylvestris chromosome 12, ASM39365v2, whole genome shotgun sequence genomic window carries:
- the LOC104233216 gene encoding protein PHOTOSYSTEM I ASSEMBLY 2, chloroplastic — protein sequence MASSSTCTCSCRPIISAKSNVINRFVTPSGKQLIVHGNPSLKQIPRIFVVRASAVDSSSNFVERVEKAWLISKQPRPIVCSTCDSNGHVECKWCSGTGFFILGDNMLCQVPSRNTSCVICAGKGSVCCTDCKGTGHRAKWLGEPPIPEPPISKE from the exons ATGGCAAGTAGCAGTACTTGTACATGTTCTTGTAGACCCATAATTTCTGCAAAATCAAATGTTATTAATCGATTTGTAACACCAAGCGGAAAACAATTGATCGTCCATGGAAACCCTAGCTTAAAGCAAATTCCCAGAATTTTTGTTGTAAGAGCATCAGCAGTTGATAGCTCATCTAACTTTGTTGAACGCGTGGAAAAAGCCTGGTTGATTTCCaag CAACCCAGGCCAATTGTATGCTCTACTTGCGACTCAAATGGCCATGTGGAATGCAAGTGGTGCAGTGGTACTGGCTTCTTTATACTTGGTGACAATATGCTCTGTCAAGTGCCATCTCGAAACACAAGCTGTGTCATCTGCGCTGGAAAG GGTTCCGTATGCTGCACTGATTGTAAAGGAACAGGCCATCGTGCGAAGTGGTTGGGAGAGCCTCCTATTCCCGAGCCTCCTATTAGCAAAGAGTAA